A genome region from Salvia splendens isolate huo1 chromosome 19, SspV2, whole genome shotgun sequence includes the following:
- the LOC121780164 gene encoding eukaryotic translation initiation factor 3 subunit I-like, with the protein MRPILMKGHERPLTFLKYNRDGVLLFSCAKDHDPTVWFADNGERLGTYRGHNGAVWTCDISRDSIRLITGSADQTAKLWDVRTGAPLFTFNFDSPTRSVDFAVGDKLAVITTDPFMGLPSAIHIKRIAIDPEDQSGESVLTLKGPQGRINRAVWGPLNRTIVSGGEDSVIRVWDSETGKLLNESDKDEGHKKTITSLAKAVDGSHLLSGSLDKSAKLWDSRTLKLVKTYVTERPVNAVAMSPLLDHIVLGGGQDASSVTTTDHRAGKFEAKFYDKILTEEIGGVKGHFGPINALAFNPDGRSFSSGGEDGYVRLHHFDQDYFNIKI; encoded by the exons ATGAGGCCGATACTGATGAAAGGGCACGAGAGGCCTCTCACGTTTCTCAAGTACAATCGTGACGGCGTTTTGCTCTTCTCCTGCGCCAAGGACCACGATCCCACCGTCTGGTTCGCCGACAACGGAGAGCGCCTCGGCACTTACCGCGGTCACAATGGCGCTGTTTGGACCTGCGACATCTCCA GGGATTCCATAAGGCTTATAACTGGAAGTGCTGATCAGACTGCAAAGTTATGGGATGTCAGAACAGGAGCTCCGCTATTCACCTTCAATTTTGATTCACCAACGAGGTCTGTTGATTTTGCCGTTGGTGATAAGCTTGCAGTCATAACAACAGATCCTTTCATGGGATTGCCCTCTGCTATTCACATCAAACGCATAGCTATAGATCCAGAAGACC AGAGTGGTGAATCCGTTCTCACTCTTAAGGGGCCACAGGGAAGAATAAATAGAGCAGTTTGGGGACCTCTAAATAGGACCATTGTAAGTGGTGGTGAAGATTCAGTAATTCGTGTGTGGGATTCCGAG ACAGGAAAGTTGCTGAATGAGTCTGACAAGGACGAAGGCCATAAAAAAACTATTACATCACTTGCAAAGGCAGTTGATGGTTCCCATCTTCTCTCGGGTTCATTGGATAAGTCGGCAAAG CTTTGGGATTCGAGAACATTAAAACTTGTCAAAACCTACGTGACAGAACGGCCTGTAAATGCAGTTGCAATGTCTCCACTTCTTGATCAT ATTGTGCTTGGAGGTGGTCAGGATGCATCATCTGTTACCACAACTGATCATCGTGCTGGAAAGTTTGAAGCCAAATTCTATGACAAG ATCCTTACTGAAGAAATAGGAGGTGTAAAGGGCCATTTTGGACCTATCAATGCCTTGGCGTTCAATCCGGATGGCAGGAG TTTCTCGAGCGGAGGGGAGGATGGCTATGTTAGGTTGCACCATTTTGATCAAGATTACTTCAACATCAAGATCTGA